The following are from one region of the Rhodoligotrophos defluvii genome:
- a CDS encoding TRAP transporter large permease: MSSLAIGWVALAAALLLMAGGVPIGVAMGLVSFIGIWAIASDVAAWGMLKAIPYNFAGSWDLTAIPMFLLMGFIAANAGLTAGLFRAMRILLWRLPGGLACASVGACALFSAVSGSSVATAAAMAKITVPEMLRARYQPALATGVVASAGTLGSLIPPSVILVLYGIFAEVSIGALFVAAVIPGLLSALVFMLLIITRVSINPSLAPRTDEHFSRAEKLEAVREVWPLPVLIIGVIGGIMLGIFTPTEAGGVGAFLTLVIAATRGTVNAGMLKRACFQTLASTSSIFILIIGTALLTRLMAMSGVPDMLAEYLLGWGSGPIFAILCATVLYLILGCFLDPIGILMLTLPILLPILREADVNLIWFGILATKLLEIGLVTPPVGLNVYVIKGTLGGLVPLHTIFRGIGGFVAADLVTLTMLIAFPAITLFLPTLMR, encoded by the coding sequence ATGAGTAGCCTGGCGATCGGCTGGGTTGCGTTGGCCGCGGCCCTTCTGCTCATGGCGGGCGGCGTCCCCATCGGGGTCGCCATGGGCCTGGTCTCGTTCATCGGCATATGGGCGATTGCCAGCGATGTTGCGGCTTGGGGTATGCTCAAGGCCATCCCCTACAATTTCGCGGGAAGCTGGGATCTCACCGCCATTCCCATGTTTTTGCTCATGGGCTTCATCGCGGCCAATGCCGGGCTGACGGCCGGGTTGTTCCGCGCCATGCGGATCTTGCTGTGGCGACTGCCGGGTGGCTTGGCTTGCGCGAGCGTTGGCGCGTGCGCCCTGTTCTCGGCCGTCTCCGGATCAAGCGTTGCCACTGCCGCGGCCATGGCGAAGATCACGGTGCCGGAAATGCTGCGCGCCCGCTATCAGCCGGCGCTCGCCACCGGCGTGGTCGCCTCGGCCGGAACCCTTGGCAGCCTTATCCCGCCCAGCGTGATCCTCGTCCTCTACGGCATCTTCGCCGAGGTGTCGATCGGCGCCCTGTTCGTTGCGGCCGTGATCCCGGGCCTGCTTTCCGCCCTGGTGTTCATGCTGCTGATCATTACGAGGGTGAGCATCAATCCCTCGCTTGCCCCGCGCACGGACGAACATTTCAGCCGGGCGGAGAAGCTGGAGGCCGTCCGCGAGGTATGGCCGCTGCCGGTGCTGATCATCGGCGTGATCGGCGGCATCATGCTCGGCATCTTCACGCCCACGGAAGCGGGCGGCGTCGGCGCCTTCCTCACCCTGGTCATCGCTGCGACCCGCGGCACCGTCAATGCCGGCATGCTGAAGCGCGCCTGTTTCCAGACCCTGGCCAGCACGTCGTCCATCTTCATCCTGATCATCGGCACGGCGCTGCTGACACGGCTCATGGCCATGTCGGGCGTGCCGGACATGCTGGCGGAATACCTGCTGGGCTGGGGCTCCGGACCGATCTTCGCCATCCTGTGCGCGACGGTGCTCTACCTGATCCTGGGCTGCTTCCTTGATCCGATCGGCATTCTGATGCTGACACTGCCGATCCTGCTGCCGATCCTGCGCGAGGCGGACGTGAACCTGATCTGGTTTGGCATCCTGGCGACCAAGCTTCTGGAGATCGGGCTGGTGACCCCACCGGTCGGGCTCAACGTCTACGTGATCAAGGGCACACTCGGAGGCCTCGTCCCGCTCCACACCATCTTTCGCGGCATTGGCGGGTTCGTGGCAGCCGATCTCGTTACGCTGACCATGCTGATCGCCTTTCCCGCGATCACGCTGTTTCTGCCAACGCTGATGCGCTGA
- a CDS encoding C4-dicarboxylate TRAP transporter substrate-binding protein yields the protein MRIMRTTLLAALLGAAWTTPVLSEEYTANTYMPDTQPLGKFGYIDFAKDIAKVSNGEITFKVFLGGVLVPPRASLSAIGDNIAQLGYFAGTYTPKELPVANLVASLAFESTDMVAQVLAVTEFSFTNEAQLKEWKDNKVVFGGGFSTPPYNLFCTTEVKTLADMAGKRVRMPGGVYERWARFVGATPVNISSNEMYTGLEKGALDCAGNSNDALKSHSLWEVAKFANMVRAGVYFSGAMYGLNPGFWAGLTPEQRKVMLDTMAVHVVRTTLGYEKENEEILAWAQEKGVKVVEPAEDLKAKTAEFISEDRKAQVSGPGAMEGAQAIIDDYLRILNRWTELLKTIDRKDETQVVALLKKEVYDKLDPATYGVQ from the coding sequence ATGAGAATAATGAGAACGACACTCCTGGCCGCTTTGCTTGGTGCAGCCTGGACCACACCAGTACTTTCCGAAGAATATACTGCGAACACCTACATGCCCGATACCCAGCCGCTGGGCAAGTTCGGCTATATCGACTTCGCCAAGGACATCGCCAAGGTCAGCAATGGCGAGATCACGTTCAAGGTGTTCCTGGGCGGCGTGCTGGTGCCGCCGCGCGCCTCACTGTCGGCGATTGGCGACAATATCGCTCAGCTCGGCTATTTCGCCGGCACCTATACGCCGAAGGAATTGCCGGTGGCCAATCTCGTGGCGTCGCTGGCCTTCGAGAGCACCGACATGGTGGCGCAAGTGCTGGCGGTGACGGAATTCAGCTTCACCAATGAAGCACAGCTCAAGGAATGGAAGGACAACAAGGTGGTGTTCGGCGGTGGTTTCAGCACCCCGCCCTATAACCTGTTCTGCACGACGGAGGTCAAGACGCTGGCCGATATGGCCGGGAAGCGGGTGCGGATGCCGGGCGGCGTCTACGAGCGCTGGGCACGGTTCGTCGGCGCGACGCCGGTCAATATCAGCTCCAATGAGATGTATACGGGCCTGGAGAAGGGCGCGCTGGACTGCGCGGGCAATTCCAACGACGCGCTGAAGTCGCACAGCCTGTGGGAGGTGGCCAAGTTCGCCAACATGGTGCGGGCCGGCGTCTATTTCTCCGGCGCGATGTATGGCTTGAACCCCGGGTTCTGGGCTGGTCTGACACCCGAGCAACGCAAAGTCATGCTCGACACGATGGCGGTGCACGTGGTGCGCACCACCCTCGGCTATGAGAAGGAGAACGAAGAGATCCTCGCCTGGGCCCAGGAGAAGGGGGTCAAGGTGGTCGAGCCTGCGGAAGACCTCAAGGCCAAGACGGCAGAATTCATCAGTGAAGACCGTAAGGCGCAAGTCAGCGGACCCGGCGCGATGGAGGGTGCGCAAGCCATCATCGACGACTATCTCCGCATCCTCAACCGCTGGACCGAGCTTCTGAAGACCATCGACCGCAAGGACGAAACCCAGGTGGTCGCTCTGCTGAAGAAGGAGGTCTATGACAAGCTCGACCCAGCCACCTATGGCGTGCAGTGA
- a CDS encoding TRAP transporter small permease produces MAQAERWLDRLIFLSLLAGSIGLALMMLHITVDVALRYFFRIALVGTIEIVSYYYMIAVVFLPLAFVERKSEHIEVELFVQYMPIKARNAFYIFGRVAAIVFFAMLAYQSWQDAIQYTRIGEEPMGLELPIWPSRWILPISFGLLVLALVLHTIKGIINFAAEKPQGDGPAFARDASPEEALVHE; encoded by the coding sequence GTGGCGCAAGCAGAACGATGGCTGGACCGATTGATCTTCCTGTCGCTGTTGGCTGGAAGCATCGGCCTTGCCCTGATGATGCTTCACATCACGGTCGATGTCGCTCTCCGTTATTTCTTCCGGATCGCGCTGGTCGGGACGATCGAGATCGTCTCCTATTACTACATGATCGCCGTGGTCTTCCTTCCTTTGGCCTTCGTGGAACGGAAGAGCGAGCATATCGAAGTCGAGTTGTTCGTGCAGTACATGCCGATCAAGGCACGGAACGCCTTCTACATCTTTGGCCGCGTCGCTGCGATCGTCTTCTTTGCGATGCTCGCCTATCAGAGCTGGCAAGATGCGATTCAATATACCCGCATCGGGGAGGAGCCGATGGGACTTGAGCTTCCGATCTGGCCCTCCCGCTGGATCCTGCCCATAAGCTTCGGCCTGCTGGTGCTGGCGCTCGTTCTGCACACCATTAAAGGCATCATCAACTTCGCGGCCGAGAAACCGCAAGGCGACGGTCCGGCCTTTGCGCGTGACGCGTCACCGGAGGAAGCGCTCGTCCATGAGTAG